In the genome of Pseudomonas putida, one region contains:
- a CDS encoding YceI family protein: protein MFKKTFAALALGTALLCAGQAMAAEYKIDKEGQHAFVDWKISHLGYSFIHGTFKDFDGSFTWDSAKPEDSKINVALKTASLWSNHAERDKHIASADFLDVKKYPEAKFVSTSVKKTGDKTADVTGDLTMHGVTKPVTFKATFNGEGKDPWGGERAGFNATTTLNLNDFGIKGPGPTSQTLDLDISVEGVKQK from the coding sequence ATGTTCAAAAAGACTTTTGCCGCACTGGCGCTCGGTACCGCACTGCTCTGCGCCGGTCAGGCCATGGCCGCTGAGTACAAGATCGACAAGGAAGGCCAGCACGCGTTCGTCGACTGGAAGATCAGCCACCTGGGCTACAGCTTCATCCACGGCACCTTCAAGGACTTCGACGGTAGCTTCACTTGGGACAGCGCCAAGCCGGAAGACAGCAAGATCAACGTTGCGCTGAAAACCGCGAGCCTGTGGTCGAACCATGCCGAGCGTGACAAGCACATCGCCAGCGCCGACTTCCTGGACGTGAAGAAGTATCCGGAAGCCAAGTTCGTCTCCACCAGCGTGAAGAAGACCGGCGACAAGACTGCCGACGTGACGGGCGACTTGACCATGCACGGTGTGACCAAGCCGGTCACCTTCAAGGCAACCTTCAACGGTGAAGGCAAGGACCCATGGGGCGGCGAGCGTGCCGGCTTCAACGCCACCACCACCCTGAACCTGAACGACTTCGGCATCAAAGGCCCAGGCCCGACCTCCCAGACCCTGGACCTGGATATCAGCGTCGAAGGCGTGAAGCAAAAGTAA
- a CDS encoding cytochrome b yields MQLRNSASRYGLVSIVMHWGVALAVFGLFGLGLWMVGLDYYSPWRKSAPDLHKSIGLVLLAVVVLRVLWRFVSPPPPAPANHGAFTRLAAKLGHATLYLGLFAVMIAGYLISTADGVGIPVFDWFEVPALVSDLPDQVDTAGAIHLYLAWGLVIFAILHALAALKHHFIDRDATLTRMLGRKA; encoded by the coding sequence ATGCAACTGCGCAACTCTGCTTCTCGCTACGGTCTGGTCAGTATTGTCATGCATTGGGGGGTGGCCCTGGCGGTCTTCGGGCTGTTCGGCCTCGGCCTGTGGATGGTCGGCCTCGACTACTACAGCCCTTGGCGCAAGTCCGCTCCCGACCTGCACAAGAGCATCGGCCTGGTGCTGTTGGCAGTCGTGGTGTTGCGTGTACTTTGGCGTTTCGTCAGCCCGCCGCCGCCAGCGCCGGCTAACCACGGCGCGTTCACCCGCCTGGCTGCGAAGCTTGGCCATGCGACGCTCTACCTTGGGCTGTTCGCCGTGATGATTGCCGGGTACCTGATTTCCACTGCGGATGGGGTGGGTATTCCCGTATTCGACTGGTTCGAGGTTCCGGCGCTGGTCAGTGACCTGCCCGATCAGGTGGACACCGCCGGGGCCATACACCTCTACTTGGCCTGGGGGCTGGTGATCTTTGCCATCCTGCATGCCTTGGCAGCGCTGAAGCACCATTTCATCGACCGTGACGCGACCCTGACCCGTATGCTGGGCCGCAAAGCTTGA
- a CDS encoding substrate-binding periplasmic protein — translation MPNFIRLLCALLLVSLSPSAQADRLRLVSDDWAPYIYWEAGQPRGIDYEVTSEVLKRLGIEVDWQFMPWKRCLAMVQQGLADGVMDIFQIDSRKPFLFYPDEPLSDVEFVLFQNNVRPHAIERFEDLEGLTVGTSPGYTYGRAFSESPLFRREPAPTHEANFGKLMLGRIDLLVTDRRAGRQLRRQLGLEGQVRELPLVISRHSQYLGLAHKPGRDRLAQAFADELRRFKQEPAYAAISARYDSELGNIPDAVEQHERSTPR, via the coding sequence ATGCCCAACTTCATCCGTCTTCTTTGTGCCCTGCTGCTCGTCTCCCTGAGCCCATCTGCCCAGGCGGACCGCCTGCGTCTGGTCAGTGACGACTGGGCGCCTTACATCTATTGGGAAGCTGGCCAACCCAGGGGCATCGACTATGAAGTCACCAGCGAAGTGCTCAAGCGGCTTGGCATCGAGGTCGACTGGCAATTCATGCCCTGGAAGCGCTGTCTGGCCATGGTGCAGCAAGGCTTGGCCGACGGCGTGATGGACATTTTCCAGATCGACTCACGCAAGCCGTTCCTGTTCTATCCAGACGAACCACTATCCGACGTGGAGTTCGTACTGTTCCAGAACAACGTCAGGCCACATGCCATCGAACGTTTCGAAGACCTCGAGGGCCTTACCGTAGGTACCTCGCCGGGCTACACCTATGGTCGAGCCTTCAGTGAGTCCCCCCTGTTTCGTCGAGAGCCGGCGCCTACACATGAAGCGAATTTCGGCAAATTGATGCTTGGACGCATCGATCTGCTGGTGACCGACCGTCGGGCAGGGCGCCAATTGCGCCGGCAATTGGGGCTGGAGGGACAGGTCCGGGAGTTGCCTCTGGTGATCAGCCGACACTCCCAGTACCTCGGCCTGGCGCACAAGCCCGGTCGGGACCGCTTGGCCCAAGCGTTCGCCGACGAGCTGCGACGCTTCAAGCAAGAGCCTGCTTATGCGGCCATCAGTGCCCGTTACGACAGCGAACTTGGCAATATTCCTGACGCCGTTGAGCAGCACGAACGCAGCACACCGCGATAG
- a CDS encoding flavin monoamine oxidase family protein, whose translation MAAAWVRLCALVLIGVSSGAALAKDTSPTAIVVGGGLAGLTAAYELQSKGWQVTLLEAKSGMGGRSGLATSEWIGNSKSQPVLNQYLDRFKLETLPAPEFVRTPGYLIDGEYFSATDLATKQPATADALKRYEKTLDDLARSIDDPLNPAATSTLFALDQLNVSTWLDKLQLPATARQLINQQIRTRYDEPSRLSLLYFAQQTRVYRGVSDRDLRAARLPGGSPVLAQAFVKQLKTIKTSSPVTSIIQDSKGVTVKVGSVGYQADYLVMAVPLRALAKIQMTPGLDSQHLAALKGTNYGWRDQMMLKFKKPVWESRARMSGEIFSNAGLGMLWIEPALKGGANVVINLSGDNARLLQAFGDKQMVDQVLIRLHAFYPQARGAFTGYEVRRYSTDAGTGGAYLAYGPGQISKYWRLWERPVQRMTFAGEHTDALYPGTLEGALRSGQRAASQVQDLAAGKSFDLAKAAPVAAAAAAGATAAKAKGGFFSNLFGGSSDKADKAPAKAEAVKTEEAKQDKPGFFSRLFGGGDKVETKAAPIAKADEVAPVVAPEPTPAPAPVAKEEPVKPAASKAAPAKPAQTHKPAAKQAHKPAPVKKATAKSEPVKKPLANTQAKAG comes from the coding sequence ATGGCTGCTGCTTGGGTGCGCCTGTGCGCGTTGGTATTGATTGGTGTCTCCAGCGGTGCTGCGCTGGCCAAGGACACGAGTCCCACGGCGATCGTCGTGGGCGGGGGCCTGGCCGGCCTGACCGCGGCCTATGAGCTGCAGAGCAAAGGCTGGCAGGTCACGCTGCTGGAGGCCAAGTCCGGCATGGGCGGCCGTTCGGGCCTGGCCACCAGCGAGTGGATTGGCAACAGCAAGAGCCAGCCGGTGCTCAACCAGTACCTGGACCGTTTCAAGCTTGAAACACTGCCAGCGCCCGAATTCGTGCGCACCCCCGGCTACCTGATCGACGGCGAGTATTTCAGCGCCACCGACCTGGCCACCAAGCAGCCGGCCACCGCCGATGCGCTCAAGCGTTACGAGAAGACCCTCGATGACCTGGCTCGCTCGATCGACGACCCGCTGAACCCGGCCGCCACCAGCACCCTGTTTGCCCTCGACCAGCTGAACGTCTCCACCTGGCTGGACAAACTGCAACTGCCTGCCACGGCACGCCAGCTGATCAACCAGCAGATCCGCACTCGCTACGACGAGCCGTCGCGCCTGTCGCTGCTCTATTTCGCCCAGCAGACTCGCGTCTACCGTGGTGTCAGCGATCGCGACCTGCGCGCTGCCCGTCTGCCAGGCGGCAGCCCGGTACTGGCCCAGGCGTTCGTCAAGCAACTCAAGACCATCAAGACCAGCTCGCCGGTCACCTCGATCATCCAGGACAGCAAGGGCGTGACGGTCAAGGTCGGTAGCGTCGGCTACCAGGCTGATTACCTGGTCATGGCCGTGCCGTTGCGTGCACTGGCGAAGATCCAGATGACCCCGGGCCTGGACAGCCAGCACCTGGCGGCTCTGAAGGGCACCAACTACGGTTGGCGCGACCAGATGATGCTCAAGTTCAAAAAGCCCGTCTGGGAAAGCCGTGCGCGCATGTCCGGTGAGATCTTCAGCAACGCCGGCCTTGGCATGCTGTGGATCGAACCTGCGCTCAAGGGTGGCGCCAACGTGGTGATCAACCTCTCGGGCGACAACGCCCGCCTGCTGCAGGCCTTTGGCGACAAGCAGATGGTCGATCAGGTCTTGATCCGTCTGCACGCGTTCTATCCGCAGGCCCGAGGCGCGTTCACCGGCTACGAAGTGCGCCGCTACAGCACCGACGCAGGTACTGGTGGTGCCTACCTGGCCTACGGCCCCGGCCAGATCAGCAAGTACTGGCGCCTGTGGGAGCGTCCGGTGCAACGCATGACCTTCGCCGGCGAACACACCGACGCACTCTACCCGGGCACCCTGGAAGGCGCGCTGCGCAGCGGCCAGCGTGCCGCCAGCCAAGTGCAAGACCTGGCGGCCGGCAAGTCGTTCGATCTGGCCAAGGCCGCACCGGTCGCCGCCGCTGCCGCCGCGGGTGCCACCGCCGCGAAGGCCAAGGGCGGTTTCTTCTCCAACCTCTTTGGAGGCTCATCCGACAAAGCTGACAAAGCACCTGCCAAGGCCGAAGCCGTGAAGACCGAAGAAGCCAAGCAGGACAAACCAGGCTTCTTCTCGCGCCTGTTCGGTGGCGGCGACAAGGTCGAAACCAAGGCTGCACCGATTGCCAAGGCCGACGAGGTCGCCCCGGTCGTGGCGCCTGAGCCTACACCTGCTCCTGCGCCGGTGGCCAAGGAGGAGCCCGTCAAGCCCGCCGCGAGCAAGGCTGCACCGGCCAAGCCAGCTCAGACCCACAAACCGGCTGCCAAGCAGGCCCACAAACCTGCGCCGGTGAAGAAGGCCACGGCCAAGTCCGAGCCTGTGAAGAAGCCTTTGGCCAATACCCAGGCCAAAGCGGGCTGA
- a CDS encoding DEAD/DEAH box helicase, whose protein sequence is MSFASLGLSEALVRAIEAAGYTQPTPVQQRAIPAVLQGRDLMVAAQTGTGKTGGFALPILERLFPGGHPDKSQRHGPRQPRVLVLTPTRELAAQVHDSFKVYARDLNLISACIFGGVGMNPQIQAMAKGVDVLVACPGRLLDLAGQGSVDLSHVEILVLDEADRMLDMGFIHDVKKVLSRLPAKRQNLLFSATFSKDITDLADKLLHNPERIEVTPPNTTVERIEQRVYRLPASHKRALLAHLITLGAWEQVLVFTRTKHGANRLAEYLEKHGLSAAAIHGNKSQNARTKALADFKANTVRVLVATDIAARGLDIDQLPHVVNFELPNVEEDYVHRIGRTGRAGRSGEAISMVAPDEEKLLKSIERVTKQKIPDGDLMGFDPSQVEAEKPEVRERPQNNGRGGRNQQRAEGSKDGSGGRKDKGKDKGKAKQHAAEKPAEQEKAGEKSQQQRKPRNKKPRQQQAAQGQSAMPSAPIDRDPEEFLDDDIDNFGNRADYVSPYQNAKNQGRNRRPGGNGGQQGQSQNQGQRNGSGQPRNNGGQRKGQGQSQGQGSGEKRARNNNGGARRDNNGGGRNRSSSRDDFSRQEPAVRSPRETHQPVIIRKESKLDRYPTPEQLDDLPSRPRGERPALLTRKG, encoded by the coding sequence ATGTCCTTTGCTTCCCTCGGTCTCTCCGAGGCTCTTGTCCGCGCTATCGAGGCTGCGGGCTATACCCAGCCCACTCCGGTGCAACAGCGGGCCATTCCCGCCGTGTTGCAAGGTCGCGACCTGATGGTCGCCGCCCAGACAGGTACTGGTAAAACCGGCGGTTTCGCACTGCCGATCCTCGAGCGTCTGTTCCCGGGTGGCCACCCTGACAAATCCCAGCGCCACGGTCCGCGTCAGCCACGCGTACTGGTGCTGACTCCGACCCGCGAACTGGCGGCCCAGGTACACGACAGCTTCAAGGTCTATGCCCGTGACCTGAACCTGATCAGCGCCTGCATCTTTGGCGGTGTCGGCATGAATCCGCAAATCCAGGCCATGGCCAAGGGCGTCGACGTTCTGGTCGCTTGCCCGGGTCGCCTGCTCGACCTCGCCGGTCAAGGCAGCGTGGACCTGTCCCATGTGGAGATCCTGGTCCTCGATGAAGCCGACCGCATGCTCGACATGGGCTTCATCCACGACGTCAAGAAGGTCCTGTCCCGCCTGCCGGCCAAACGCCAGAACCTGCTGTTCTCGGCGACCTTCTCCAAAGACATCACCGACCTTGCCGACAAGCTGCTGCACAACCCTGAGCGCATCGAGGTCACGCCGCCGAACACCACGGTCGAGCGTATCGAACAACGTGTCTATCGCCTGCCCGCCAGCCACAAGCGTGCCTTGTTGGCTCACCTGATCACCCTCGGTGCCTGGGAACAGGTGCTGGTGTTCACCCGCACCAAGCATGGCGCCAACCGCCTGGCCGAGTACCTGGAAAAGCATGGCCTGAGCGCCGCCGCGATCCACGGCAACAAGAGCCAGAACGCCCGCACCAAGGCCCTGGCCGACTTCAAGGCCAACACCGTGCGCGTGCTGGTCGCCACCGATATCGCCGCGCGCGGCCTGGATATCGACCAACTGCCTCACGTGGTCAACTTCGAACTGCCCAATGTCGAGGAAGATTACGTCCACCGCATCGGCCGTACCGGTCGCGCGGGCCGTTCCGGCGAGGCCATCTCCATGGTCGCGCCCGATGAGGAAAAACTGCTCAAGAGCATCGAGCGGGTCACCAAGCAGAAGATCCCGGACGGTGATCTGATGGGCTTCGACCCAAGCCAGGTGGAAGCCGAGAAACCGGAAGTCCGCGAGCGCCCGCAGAACAACGGCCGTGGTGGTCGCAACCAGCAGCGCGCCGAAGGCAGCAAGGACGGCAGCGGCGGTCGCAAGGACAAAGGCAAGGATAAAGGCAAGGCCAAGCAGCACGCCGCCGAGAAGCCAGCCGAGCAGGAAAAGGCCGGCGAGAAGTCCCAGCAGCAGCGCAAGCCACGCAACAAGAAGCCACGCCAACAGCAAGCGGCCCAAGGTCAGAGCGCCATGCCGTCGGCCCCGATTGACCGTGATCCGGAAGAGTTCCTGGACGACGACATCGACAACTTCGGCAACCGCGCCGACTACGTCAGTCCCTACCAGAACGCCAAGAACCAAGGCCGTAATCGTCGTCCTGGGGGCAATGGTGGCCAGCAAGGCCAAAGCCAAAACCAAGGCCAGCGCAATGGCAGCGGCCAGCCGCGCAACAACGGCGGCCAGCGCAAAGGGCAAGGTCAGAGCCAGGGCCAAGGCTCTGGCGAGAAGCGCGCCCGCAACAACAACGGCGGTGCACGTCGCGACAACAATGGTGGCGGTCGCAATCGCTCCTCGAGCCGTGACGACTTCTCCCGCCAGGAACCAGCCGTTCGCAGCCCGCGTGAAACCCACCAGCCGGTGATCATCCGCAAGGAATCCAAGCTCGATCGCTACCCGACGCCAGAGCAGCTCGATGATCTGCCGAGCCGTCCGCGCGGTGAGCGTCCAGCCTTGCTGACCCGCAAGGGCTGA